In Mastacembelus armatus chromosome 5, fMasArm1.2, whole genome shotgun sequence, a single genomic region encodes these proteins:
- the perm1b gene encoding uncharacterized protein perm1b: MDDLDHSMYIAEYDWMSFYGESEECNMLQPPLACHDSSNLSDTEDSEFASPASSTGQQETLQSPDVNCDGAESKPAGCSTKESCIQLLVQLNESSTEGEQGYDTRKTVEESVTQEDGLICPAGNTLNTKEVHMKISGMEKTNTPPTELLHAQCSGLSKEMKKYLQIEMDNSINEPHPQIHNQAKLNRNEPHTAEGTVREDVSSATATTEKEHWFVIVNDSPAQDRPRANSVKKKQGQKKPSKISRMCNLRQEKSLEKGLEFKIHKYKNESQGGRDTWVQKGGRLSAETNSESASDLLQINCEEDAMSFPHSFTKHITEPILDKNEPTSSTLHDTLNQKDPSHLESVELEELEDNVEFFSVHSYESETYLSAAESVEEPQHLEDHLMEKQLQSSVCLSTKSHLLNQTESVNTEDTQDRVLNSCHNTVSCHVSPTSYDGQKANKIPETYAQATGHTRPMYAISAFWDEMEKLTIHDILQLKMVRNTPPNEPQETVTSNLDDSPTNCSSVVDTVGRNLSYGGPMNTMDAADSDYFTQPDEFQPHCSSCELSTSDFEEDYWQFIGTSRNHSPDLQDKNQQRRCDSFFSHEEDEEFTSSDGKETPVLLDDFAEQFTEHQESHIFGALTEPRQISKSTSMYNVQALSTEDSALQTLFGNDESSLFFSRCQSLEEKVSDSLETPMALLSNTDILDEHYQIPFPELFEFFSTEDKANNDSRCVTVYHPENISESTVFDYNLCTFRDELSFCSLHDSECSEEKPIPIFSSSHPTVRELTFPKWDHVFLSAEHEEEDMSPIRVMSQSFTQARDSGATAADGSLSWKSWLMMRKICFHDKVSIWCQRSGPWVFPGEAENMINKRKDPSVIVLNEGRVSPAPREPAVQQTILETIPTSREGIFSTLKQSDMCLVCIAFASWVLRSSDPEAADAWKAALLANVSALSAIQYLRQYVKKTNPI; this comes from the exons ATGGATGATTTAGACCACAGCATGTACATTGCAGAGTATGACTGGATGAGCTTCTATGGGGAGAGTGAGGAGTGCAACATGTTGCAGCCTCCACTTGCCTGTCATGATAGCTCAAACCTCAGTGATACAGAGGATTCAGAATTTGCAAGTCCAGCCTCCAGCACAGGCCAGCAGGAGACACTGCAGAGTCCTGATGTGAACTGTGATGGAGCTGAGAGCAAGCCTGCAGGATGCAGCACAAAAGAGAGCTGTATACAGTTACTTGTGCAGTTGAATGAGAGTAGTACAGAAGGAGAACAGGGTTATGATACAAGAAAAACTGTGGAGGAAAGTGTTACACAGGAGGACGGCCTCATTTGTCCTGCCGGAAATACCCTCAACACAAAAGAGGTGCACATGAAGATTTCAGGAatggagaaaacaaacacacctccaacTGAACTATTACATGCTCAGTGTTCAGGATTAtcaaaagagatgaaaaaatatctgcaaataGAAATGGATAATTCCATAAATGAGCCTCATCCACAGATTCACAACCAAGCAAAACTAAATAGGAATGAGCCACACACTGCAGAGGGAACTGTGAGAGAGGATGTGAGCAGTGCCACCGCAACAACAGAAAAGGAGCACTGGTTTGTCATAGTGAATGACAGTCCTGCACAAGATCGACCACGCGCCAactcagtgaaaaaaaaacaaggacaaaaaaaacCTAGTAAGATCAGTCGCATGTGCAACCTTAGGCAGGAGAAATCACTTGAAAAAGGCTTAGAGTTCAAGAtccacaaatataaaaatgaatcgcagggagggagagacacGTGGGTTCAAAAAGGAGGGCGTCTAAGTGCTGAAACAAATTCTGAGAGCGCTTCAGATTTGTTACAAATTAATTGTGAAGAAGATGCCATGTCATTCCCTCATTCCTTCACAAAACATATAACTGAGCCAATATTGGACAAAAATGAACCAACCAGCTCCACATTACATGACACTTTAAACCAGAAAGACCCTTCACATTTGGAGAGTGTGGAATTAGAGGAGCTTGAAGACAATGTTGAGTTCTTCTCAGTTCACAGTTATGAATCTGAAACCTATTTGTCTGCTGCTGAATCAGTGgaagaacctcaacatcttgAAGACCATCTAATggaaaaacaattacaaagcTCAGTATGTCTATCAACCAAAAGCCACCTACTAAATCAGACTGAGAGTGTTAATACCGAAGATACACAGGACAGAGTATTAAATTCTTGTCATAATACTGTGTCCTGCCATGTATCACCCACCAGTTATGATGGTCAAAAAGCCAACAAAAT CCCTGAAACATATGCCCAAGCTACAGGCCACACTCGACCTATGTATGCCATTTCTGCATTTTGGgatgaaatggaaaaactgaCAATACATGATATTTTGCAGCTTAAGATGGTTAGAAACACCCCCCCCAATGAACCACAAGAAACGGTTACATCAAATCTAGATGATTCTCcaacaaactgcagctctgtggTTGACACTGTGGGGCGTAATTTGTCTTATGGTGGCCCAATGAATACGATGGATGCTGCAGATTCAGACTATTTCACGCAGCCTGATGAATTTCAGCCACACTGCTCAAGCTGTGAGCTTTCCACCTCAGATTTTGAAGAGGACTACTGGCAGTTTATTGGCACCAGTAGGAACCACAGTCCTGATCTTCAAGACAAAAACCAACAAAGGAGGTGTGACTCTTTCTTCTCacatgaggaagatgaggaatTCACAAGCTCTGATGGAAAGGAGACACCTGTGCTCTTAGATGACTTTGCAGAGCAGTTTACTGAACATCAGGAGTCACACATTTTTGGCGCACTTACAGAGCCAagacagatatcaaaaagcaCAAGTATGTATAATGTACAAGCTCTCAGCACAGAGGATTCAGCGCTACAGACCTTATTTGGTAATGATGAAAGCAGTCTTTTTTTTAGTAGGTGTCAATCTCTGGAGGAAAAAGTGAGTGACAGCCTAGAAACACCAATGGCGTTATTATCCAACACAGACATCCTGGATGAACATTACCAAATACCTTTCCCAGAATTGTTTGAATTCTTTTCCACAGAGGATAAAGCAAACAATGACTCCAGATGTGTCACTGTGTATCATCCAGAGAACATCTCAGAGTCTACTGTGTTTGACTATAATCTTTGTACATTCAGGGATGAACTGTCATTCTGTTCCCTCCATGATTCCGAGTGCAGTGAGGAGAAACCAATCCCTATCTTCTCAAGCTCTCATCCTACTGTCAGAGAACTCACATTCCCAAAATGGGATCATGTTTTCTTGAGTGCAGAGcatgaggaggaggacatgTCTCCAATTAGAGTCATGTCTCAATCTTTCACCCAGGCCAGAGACAGTGGAGCAACAGCTGCAGATGGATCTCTAAGTTGGAAAAGCTGGCTGATGATGAGGAAGATTTGCTTCCATGACAAAGTTAGCATCTGGTGCCAAAGGTCTGGTCCCTGGGTGTTTCCAGGTGAGGCTGAGAATATGATTAACAAGAGAAAGGATCCATCAGTCATTGTGCTCAATGAGGGAAGGGTCTCTCCAGCTCCTAGAGAGCCAGCAGTGCAGCAGACGATTCTGGAAACTATACCCACAA GTCGAGAGGGCATCTTCTCTACACTGAAGCAGTCAGATATGTGTTTGGTCTGCATTGCCTTTGCCTCCTGGGTGCTGAGATCATCTGACCCAGAGGCAGCTGATGCCTGGAAAGCAG CTCTGCTGGCAAATGTGAGTGCACTATCGGCTATCCAGTACCTGCGGCAGTATGTGAAGAAGACGAATCCTATTTAA